CTTGGCGCTGGATTTGACAGCGATTTGACCGCTGCGGAAAATGTCTTTTTGAACGGAGCTGTATTAGGCTATTCCCGTGCATACATGAAGCAATATTACGAAGGTATTATTGATTTTGCAGAACTATGGGAGTTTGTCGATGTTCCGGTTAAGAACTACTCTTCCGGGATGAAAGCAAGATTAGGATTTTCTATAGCAACAGCGGTGCAGCCGGATATCTTGATCGTGGATGAAATACTGTCTGTGGGAGATGCAAATTTCCGAAAGAAATGCGAGCAGAGAATGGGCGAAATGAAGGATCGAGGGACGACAATGATTTTGGTTTCACATTCCATGGAGCAGGTGTTGAAAACTTGCAATAAGGCGATGTGGATTAACAAAGGGGATATGATGTGTATTGGGGATGTGGAGGAAGTTCAGAAATATTACTCTGCATCAATATAAAAGAGGCATAAGCTTAGTTAGATAAAATCGGATTAAAAGCTAAAGTGGCTTATTGAGTAGTGCTCAAACTTAATGTAGTATAAGGGGATTATTCAGAAGAAATAGAATTTAATGGATAAATTCATTAGACAACGTCATATGCTAACCCCTTTTTTAAAATTGAAGTTCATATAAATTTCAAAATATGATATCCTGATAATATTGCGAGATAAATGAAGTTTTTTTATGGAGTATAGGATGTACTGATGAAAGACTATCCCAAAATTACAATTATTATACCGATTTATAATGCGGAATTGCATTTAGAAGAATGCTTATTTTCAGTAACAAATCAGACATATGAAAATCTGGAAATTATTTGCATTAATGATGGATCAACTGATACTTCCGCTAAAATTATTGAGAATGCAATGATTGGCGACAGAAGGATTAAATTGATAAATC
This genomic window from Clostridiales bacterium contains:
- a CDS encoding ABC transporter ATP-binding protein is translated as MTEYAIEVNDVTMRYNLAREKVDSLKEYFVRNIKKNNQRDEFYAVKNVSFKIEKGDSFAIVGSNGSGKSTLLKMIAGIYKPTQGNIIVRGTIAPMIELGAGFDSDLTAAENVFLNGAVLGYSRAYMKQYYEGIIDFAELWEFVDVPVKNYSSGMKARLGFSIATAVQPDILIVDEILSVGDANFRKKCEQRMGEMKDRGTTMILVSHSMEQVLKTCNKAMWINKGDMMCIGDVEEVQKYYSASI